The genomic DNA CGCGTCGGGCAGCCGGGCCGCGATGTCGTACGCCTCCTGCTCGGTCGCGCACTCGACGACCATGAACCCGGCGAGGTGCTCCTTGGCCTCGGCGAGCGGTCCGTCGGTGACGACCACCTCGTCGCCGGCGTCGCGCCGGACCACGCGCGTCCGCGACACGTCACCCAGACCGGCGCCGTCGACGTACCGGCCGTCGCGCCGCAGCGCCTCACCGACCGACATCGTGCCCGCCCCGATCGCGGCCCGGTCGTCGTCGCTGAGCTCGGCCCACTGCTGCGCCGAGCTGCGGATGAGCAGCACGTACTTCATCGCTCCACCCTGACCGATCCGGCGACCCGTGTCGAGAAACGCGAGGCGGCTCCGACGTACCCGTGCCACCCACGACCAAGGAGCTCTCATGACCATCCGTCAGCGCACCCACGACCAGACCCCGCAGCTGAACAGCCTGCTGCTCGGCTCGCGCGATCCCGAGCGGCTGCGTGACTGGTACGCCACGGCATTCGCGACCGAGTCCAACCGCTTCGGGTTCGTCGAGCTCGGCGCAGCAGGTGTCCTGCCCGACCCTCGCGACGACGTCGCCGACCAGGCCACCGAGCCCGGCCGCGTCATCCTCAACCTCGGAGTCCGCGACATCCAGGCGGCGGTGCAGCGGATCGAGCAGGCCGGTACGACGTGGATCACGCCCCTGGAGGAGCGCGAGCCGGGCTGGTTCGCGACGTTCACCGACCCGGACGGCACCTACGTCCAGGTCATCCAGATGAAGCCCGAGACCGACGCCGAGATGCTCGCCGAGGCGCGGCGTGATGCGACCCCGACGCGACCGTTCTGCGGGTTCGCGGTCGACGACACCGCCCGGGCCGCGACGTTCTACCGCGACATGCTCGGCCTCGACGTCACCGACGGCCCGATGGGGCTGCTCACGATCTGGCTCGGTGAGAGCGACTTCGTGATGGCGTACCCGAAGGAGACGCACGTCCCCGCCCAGCACACGATCCTCAACATCCCGGTCGACGACATCGACGACGCCGTGGCGAGCCTGGTCGAGCAGGGCGTCCAGATGCTGCGGTACGACGGGTTCGGCCAGGACGAGCACGGCATCTCGCGCGACAACGGCGGTCCGCCCATCGCGTGGTTCACCGATCCGGCCGGCAACGTGCTGTCCGTCCTGCAGCCGCAGTGACAGGATCTGAGGCGATGCGCTTCCTCATGCTGATCCACGACAACCCGCGCCGGTGGGAGCATCCGACGTTCGCGCAGCACGGCTCCGACCCGGCCGACATCGCGCGCTGGCAGCGCGAGCTCGACACGCTGCTCTCCGAGCTGGAGGAGTCGGGCGAGTACGTCAGCGGGCTGCCCCTCGCCGACCCCGCCCGTACGCGCACCGTCCGCGTGGTCGACGACGAGATGCTCGTGGTCGACGGCCCGTACGCCGAGACCAAGGAACAGCTCGCCGGATACCTCGTGCTGGAGTGCGCCTCCTGGGAACGGGCCGAGCAGATCGCCGGGCGGTTCCCGTCCAGCCGGTTCGGGCCGATCGAGCTGCGCCCGATCATGACCGCGTCCGGCGCAGAGATGTGAGCGAGCCGTCGTACGACGACCTGTGGCGTGAGCTCACGCCACAGGTCGTCGCGGCCGTCGTACGACGGTTCGGCCACTTCGAGCTCGCCGAGGAGGCCGTGCAGGAGGCGCTGCTCGCGGCCTCGACGCAGTGGCCGCGCGACGGTCTGCCACGTGACCCGCGCGCCTGGCTGATCTCGGTGGCCGCTCGGCGTACGACCGACCTGCTGCGCAGCGAGGGCGCCCGACGGGCTCGCGAGGAGTCGGCCGCGGTCACCGCCGGGCCGGCGCCCGAGGTACCCGACCAGGACGACACGCTCACCCTGCTGCTGCTGTGCTGCCACCCCGAGCTGTCGCAGGCGTCGCAGGTGGCGCTGACGCTGCGCGCGGTCGGCGGTCTCACGACCCGCGAGATCGGTCGCGCGTTCCTCACGCCCGAGTCGACGATGGCGCAGCGAATCAGCAGGGCCAAGAAGGCGATTCGCGCAGCGGGCACGTCGTTCGAGATGCCATCGGCGACCGAGCTCGACGACCGGCTGGACGCGGTGAAGCGGGTGATCTACCTGATCTTCAACGAGGGCTACACCGCCTCGTCGGGTGAGGACCTGCAGCGTCGCGATCTCACCCGCGAGGCGATCCGGCTGGGCCGGCTGCTGCACCGCTCGCGACCGCTCGACGGGGAGGCGGCCGGTCTGCTCGCGCTGATGCTGCTCACCGACGCCCGCCGTCCCGGCCGTGAGACCGCTGACGGCGCGCTGGTGCCGTTGGCCGAGCAGGACCGCACGCTGTGGGACGGCTCGGCGATCACCGAAGGTGTCTCTCTCATCGAGGACGCGTTGGCCCGCTTTCCGTTGGGGCCTTACCAGGTTCAGGCAGCGATCGCCGCCGTGCACGACGAGGCCGCGCGCGCCTCCGACACCGACTGGCCGCAGGTGCTCGCGCTGTACGACGTGCTGCGGGTCGTGCAGCCCGGCCCGATGGTCGAGCTCAACCGGGCTGTCGCGGTGGCCATGGTGGATGGCGCAGCGGCCGGCCTCGACGAGCTCGCTCCCCTGGCCGACCGGCTCGCCGACCACCACCGGTACGTCGCCGTGCGAGCCCACCTGCTCGAGATGGCAGGCGACACCGAAGGCGCGCGATCGGCGTACGAACGCGCAGCCGAGCTCACGACGAGCATCCCGGAGCAGCAGTTCCTGAGACGACGGGCCGCGCTGCCCCACCCCACGGGTCGCTCACGCACCCCCGACGACTGACGAGAACCCCGACAACCGCACGGGTGCTCGTCAGTCGAGCGGCTGGGGTCGTCAAGAAGTGGGGGGGTCTCGTCGGGTGCCGGTGCCTCAGCGCTCAGATCAGGGCGTCGCGGCGGGCGATGGCAGCGGCCTCGGTACGGGTGGCAGCGCCGACCTTGGCCAGGATGTTGGAGACGTGCACCGACGCGGTCTTGGCACTGATGAACAGCGCCGCCGCGATCTCGCCGTTGGTGCGACCCTCGGCGACCAGGGTCAGCACCTCACGCTCGCGTGGCGTGAGCGTGACCTCGGACGACGACTCGGCCTCGGACGTACGCCGCCCGCGCGCCGCCGCAGCGAGCAGCCCTCTCGCACCGAGGGACTCGGCGGTCGTACGCACCTGGTCGAGCAGGTCGCGTGCCTCGGGTCGGCGGCCGGCCGACGCCAGCAGCTCGGCCAGCCGCAACCGCGACCGGGCGGCCTCGAACGGCAGCTCGGCCTCGTCGAACACCTCGGTCGCACACTCCCAGTCGGAGACGAGCTGGTCCGGTACGCGGCCACGCCCGCCCCAGTCGAACCGCCCCTGCTCGGCGCGTGCCCGGTTGACCCAGGCGCGTGACTCGAGGCCGAGCGCGTCCTCGGTACGCCGTTTGGCGACGACGTCCTCGACCGCCGCGGCCAATGAGGCGACCCGCTCGGCGTAGGCGGAGGCCTTGGCGCGCCCCTGCACGACAGCGCTCGCGATGTGCCCGATCGCCAGCGCTGACAACCGGATTCGCGCATCGAACGACGGCATCGACCAGACGCGGGTGAAGGTCTCGACCACGTCGTCGTACGTCTTGAGCATCGCGTCGAGGTCGCCGCGGCCACCCTGGGCGTCGACGGCGACGGACGAGCTGTGCACGGTGAGGAACATGTCGCGTGACCACAAGGCGCGCATCTGAGGAAGGGCGTCGAGTGCGTCGTCCTTGCCGCGGACGAGATCGCGCTGCATGCGGACCGACGTCACGACCGACTCCATCAGCGGCGGCAGGGTCACACCCTTCTGCGGTGCGAGCAGCTCGTCGGCGGCGTCCCACTCACCGATCATCAGCGCGTACAGCGCACCGAAGACCCGCGTCTCGATGCCGAACGGGTCGGTGAGGTGGCCGGTGTCGCGCGACCGCTCGTACCCCTCGCGGTGCGTCTCGTACGCGTCGCGGAAGCGGTCCATGCGGGCCTGCACGCGGGCGAGCTGGTGCAGCGCTCGCAGCTCGGCCGAGACGTGGCCGGCCGCGCGAGCCCGGTCGACCACGTCGCGCAGGGCACGCTCGGCCCCGGCAGGGTCACCGGCGAAGTCGTCGAGCCGCGCGATGGAGGTCATGGCGTCGGTGACGAGGACGGGCAGGTCGAGGTCTCTGGCCAGCGACGCCGCCTCGGTGGCGGCCAGCAGCGACGCCTCGAACTCGTTGTCGGCGATCAGGGCTCGCGCGAGCACGGCGTAGAGGTCGGCGAGCACGGGTGTGGGCTGCCCGTCGCCGAGCCAGGAGATGGCCTCACGCAGCAGGTCGACACCGACGTCCGACTCGTCGGAGAGGAGCCGCGCGCGCATCATGGCGGCGATGAGCGAGGCGCGTTCGGTGGTGTCGTCGCCGGTGTACATGGAGTACTCGCCGTTGAGCAGGTCGGCCGCACGGTAGGGGTTGCCGGCCGCGCTCAACGCCCCAGCCGCCTTGAGTGCCAACGAGACTCGAGTCTGCGGCGGGTCGACGTCCTTGTGCTCGGACAGCAGGGACAACGCGTCTTCGTAGTGGCGGGCCGCGTCGGCAGGACCGGCCGCGCACATCGCCTCGTCGCCGGCGCGGATCGACGCCCGGAGCGCCAGCTCGACGTTGCCCGCGGCCCGCGCGTGGCGCGCCAGAGCAGCCGACGCGCTCGCCCCGGTCTGCTCGCGCAGGGCGTCGGCGAAGTCCCAGTGCAGCTGGACCCGCTCGCCCGGCAGCAGGTCGTCGTAGACGGCCTCACCCAGCAAGGCGTGCCGGAACGCGTATCCGCCGGTGGCCGTGACCTCGAAGACGTGGCTGTCGACGACGCTGCGCAGCGCGCGGTCGAGCTCTCGACCGGGCAGGTCGACGACCCGGGCGAGCAGCCCGTGGTCGACGGCGCGACCCGCGACGGAGGCGGCGCGTACGACGGTGCGGGCGTCGTCGTCGAGGGCGTCGATGCGCACCAGCAGCAGGTCGGCCAGCTCGTCGGGCAGCCCGGACCGGCCGAGCTCGCTCGCGGCCAGCAGCTCTTCGGCGAAGAACGGGTTGCCGCCGGCGCGCTCGACGATCGTGGCGGCGTCGGCGCTGGTGGCGTCCGGGCGCAGCAGATGCAGCAGGTCATGGACCTCGGCGTCGGTCAACGGGTCGAGCAGCACCCGGTGGACGCCGGCCAGGCGCGACCACTCGGCGAGCTTGGCCCGCAACGGGTGTCGGCGGTTGAGGTCGTCGCTGCGGTAGGAGACGACCAGCGACACCGGCCCGCTGAACCGGCGCGTGAACAAGAACGTCAGCAGCTCACGCGTGGAACGGTCGGCCCAGTGGGCGTCCTCGATGACCGCGACGACCGGCTGGGTCTCGGCGAGCTCTTCGAGGACCATGTGCACCGAGTCGAAGAAGGAGGCGGTGTCGTGCTGCAGGCCTGCGGGCACGTCGCGGCGGTAGAACTCCGGCAGCAGCGACCCGAGCAGCGGCCGGTCGGCGACGATGCGCTGGGCGAGCGCGTGGTCGTCCTGCGCGAGCCGAGCGAACATCTCCGACAACGGCAGGTAGGGCGCGCTGCTGTCGCCGAGGTCGAGGCAGTGGCCGAGCAGCACGCGCGCGCCCGCCTGCCGGGCCCGGTTGGTGAGCTCGGTGAGCAGCCGCGTCTTGCCGACGCCGGCGTCACCTCCCAGCAGCGTGAGTGAGGGGGTGCCGGACTCCACTGCCCGGGCGGTCAGGTCGGCCAGCTCGTCGGTGCGTCCGACGAGTGGGCGATCGGGCTCAGGCAGGGGCGGCACCCCCTCATTCTGACGCGCTCCCCCGACAGGTGCGTCAGTGATTTCCGCTCGTGACTCAGTGAGCGGCGACACGGCGCACGCCCGGTCGCGACGACGAGTCGTGGTTCCACACGCTCGCGAGGCGGCGACCGGCACGGCGCAGGCCGAGCTCCCAGCCGCGGGCGACGGCGTAGTCGTGGGCGATCTTGCTCTGGCGGTAGGCGACCTCGGCCTGGATGACCTGGACCTGCGATCCGTTCATGATCTCTGCTCCTGCTGGTGATGGTCGTGCTGCTGACATCACCCACAGTCGGCCTCTGAGGTAGCCCGGCACCTGAGGCAGATGGCGCATCTTGAGGTGCACTCAGTGCCTTAGACGCCTCAGGTACGCCGGTCGCTCGCCCCTGAGGTACCCCACCTTCGCCGGTCGAGCCGAAACCGCTGGTTGAGCCGGGCCGGAGCGCAAGCGGAGGCCCGTGTCGAGACCTCCGTAGCCGCGAGGGAGGGTCGCCCCGGCTGGCACCTCGGTTTCGACACGGTCTCGCCTAGCGGCTCAACCAGCGGGGCGGGCTCGACCAGAGCCCCACTTCGCCGGTCGAGCAGGCGAGCCCCCTTCGCTGGTCGAGTAGGCGAGCCCCCAGGGCGAGCCGTATCGAGACCACCGCAGCCGCGAGGCAGACGCTCAGCTCAGGATCACCAGCTCCTGCGTGGCGCGGGTCATCGCGACGTAGCGGTCGACCGCGCCCTCGATGCCCTCACCCCACCTGTCGGGCGCGACGAGTACCACCAGGTCGAACTCCAACCCCTTGGCGAGCTCAGGCGTGAGGACCCGGACGCGGTCGGCGTACGCCGCGTCGCTCACCTCCGCGGTGGCACCGGACTCGGCGATCACGCAAGCCACGCCCTCGCCCTCGGCGTGCTCGGTGAACCACGCGTCGAGAACGGCACGCAGCTCGGACGCCGACGCACGTCGGACGGGGAGGCCGCTGCTGCGTACGGACGTGGGCACGTTGGCGTCGGGCAGGGCGGCGCGGATGACCGGCTCGGCCTCGGTCATGACCTCCTGGGGCGTGCGGTAGTTGATGCTCAGCGACGTCATCGTCACGCGGTCGAGGCCGACCCGGGCGAGACGCTCCTGCCACGACTCGGTGAACCCGTGACGCGCCTGCGCACGGTCGCCCACGACGGTGATGCTGTGCGACGGGCTGCGCTGCAGGAGCATCTGCCACTCGGCGTCGGTGAGCTCCTGCGCCTCGTCGACCACGACGTGCGCGAACGGACCTGCCAGAGCATCGGGTTGCCTTGCTGGCACGGCGGATTCGTCGTCGAGGGCGCCTTGTAGATCGGCGGCTCGCAGCATCGACATCAGGTGCATCTCGGAGTCGTCGTCCTCGATGAGGTGCTCCACGACCGCTTCACGCTCCTTGCGCTGGGCGGCGATCGCGGCGTCGCGCTGACGTCGACGCCTGCTCGCCTCGGGGTCGCCGAGTCGGTGTCGGGCCGCGTCGAGGAACGGCAGGTCCGCGACCGTCCAGGCCGACGGGTCGTCCCGCTGCAAAGCGCGAATCTCGTTGCTGCTCAACGACGGAGCGCACATCTTGAGATAGGCCGGGACCGTCCACAGATCACCCACGAGGTCGGCCGCCTCGATGACCGGCCAGGCCTCGTGGAACGTCGCGCGCAGCCCACGATGGCCGTCGAACCACTCGCGCAGCTGCTCCTCGGTGACCTCTCCGCCGCCGCTGTCGCCGTACTCGTCCTCGATGTCCTGGTCGAGGTCGAACGTGTCGACGAGCATCGAGACGACGTCGTCCCACACCTCGTCGCGTGCTTCGTTGTGAGGTACGCCGTGGGCCGACCTGAACGCGACCGCCCACTCGCGCGCCGTCAGCACCGCGTCACCCCAGGGCGTGTCGACCCGCGTCGAGGTCGTGGGCGGCTCCTCGTAGAACGCCACGGCTTTCTCGACGGCCCCGACGAGCTCGGCCGAGGCCTTGAGTCGCGCAACCTCGGGGTTGCTCTCCTCGACCGCCGCCGCGCCCTCGGGCACGAGATCGCGCACCGTGCAGGTGCGTACGCCGTCCTCGCCGAGGCTGGGCAGCACGTCCGCGACGTAGGCGAGGTAGGGCTCGTGCGGGCCGACGAACAGCACACCGCCGCGGTGGCCGCTCAGGCGCGGGTCGGCGTACAGGAGGTACGCCGACCGGTGCAGTGCGACGACCGTCTTGCCGGTGCCGGGCCCGCCGTCGACGACGAGGGCGCCCTGCGAGCCGGCGCGGATGATCGCGTCCTGGTCGGCCTGGATGGTGCCGAGCACGTCGCGCATCCGCGCCGACCGGTGCGTGCCGAGGCTGGCGATGAACGCCGACTGGTCGTCCAGCGCCGCGCTGCTCGCCATGCCCTCGGCGGTGAACACCTCGTCCCAGTAGTCGTTGATGCGCCCGCGGTTCCAGCGGTAGCGGCGGCGGCTCAGCAGCCCCATCGGGTCGCCGTGCGTGGCGCCGAAGAACGGCTCTGCCGCCGGCGAGCGCCAGTCGACCAGCAGCCTCGTGCCGTCGGCGTCGGCGTCGGTGAGCCCGAGCCGGCCGACGTAGGTGGTCTCGCCGTTGGCCGCGACCATCCGGCCGAGGCACAGGTCGAGCCCGAACCGGCGCAGTGTCTTCAGACGCGCGGTGAGCCGGTGCACCTCCTGGTCGCGGTCGAGCGCCTGCTGCCCACCGCCCGCAGCACGTCGGCGGGTTTCCTCGAGACGCTGCTCCAGGTCGGCGATCGAGTCGGCCAGGCTCTCGGCGATCGCCCCGAACTGGCGCTCGTCCTGCTCGATCAGCTCCGTCGCGGCCTTCGCCGCCAGACGGTCCGGCAGGTCGAACGCACTCGCGGCCGGTCGTCGTACATCGGTGTTGTCGTCGGCGATCCGTGCATCGGCTGCACCCATGTGTCACTCCCCCACAGGCCCGAGTTTCGGGCTCGGCGCACGAGTGTGAGGGATACAGGGGGCCTTGCCGCAAGACCCCCTGTGCGCTAT from Luteipulveratus halotolerans includes the following:
- a CDS encoding YciI family protein, producing MKYVLLIRSSAQQWAELSDDDRAAIGAGTMSVGEALRRDGRYVDGAGLGDVSRTRVVRRDAGDEVVVTDGPLAEAKEHLAGFMVVECATEQEAYDIAARLPDAAYAGVDVRPCAPEVWPSHT
- a CDS encoding VOC family protein: MTIRQRTHDQTPQLNSLLLGSRDPERLRDWYATAFATESNRFGFVELGAAGVLPDPRDDVADQATEPGRVILNLGVRDIQAAVQRIEQAGTTWITPLEEREPGWFATFTDPDGTYVQVIQMKPETDAEMLAEARRDATPTRPFCGFAVDDTARAATFYRDMLGLDVTDGPMGLLTIWLGESDFVMAYPKETHVPAQHTILNIPVDDIDDAVASLVEQGVQMLRYDGFGQDEHGISRDNGGPPIAWFTDPAGNVLSVLQPQ
- a CDS encoding YciI family protein, with amino-acid sequence MRFLMLIHDNPRRWEHPTFAQHGSDPADIARWQRELDTLLSELEESGEYVSGLPLADPARTRTVRVVDDEMLVVDGPYAETKEQLAGYLVLECASWERAEQIAGRFPSSRFGPIELRPIMTASGAEM
- a CDS encoding RNA polymerase sigma factor; its protein translation is MSEPSYDDLWRELTPQVVAAVVRRFGHFELAEEAVQEALLAASTQWPRDGLPRDPRAWLISVAARRTTDLLRSEGARRAREESAAVTAGPAPEVPDQDDTLTLLLLCCHPELSQASQVALTLRAVGGLTTREIGRAFLTPESTMAQRISRAKKAIRAAGTSFEMPSATELDDRLDAVKRVIYLIFNEGYTASSGEDLQRRDLTREAIRLGRLLHRSRPLDGEAAGLLALMLLTDARRPGRETADGALVPLAEQDRTLWDGSAITEGVSLIEDALARFPLGPYQVQAAIAAVHDEAARASDTDWPQVLALYDVLRVVQPGPMVELNRAVAVAMVDGAAAGLDELAPLADRLADHHRYVAVRAHLLEMAGDTEGARSAYERAAELTTSIPEQQFLRRRAALPHPTGRSRTPDD
- a CDS encoding helix-turn-helix transcriptional regulator → MPPLPEPDRPLVGRTDELADLTARAVESGTPSLTLLGGDAGVGKTRLLTELTNRARQAGARVLLGHCLDLGDSSAPYLPLSEMFARLAQDDHALAQRIVADRPLLGSLLPEFYRRDVPAGLQHDTASFFDSVHMVLEELAETQPVVAVIEDAHWADRSTRELLTFLFTRRFSGPVSLVVSYRSDDLNRRHPLRAKLAEWSRLAGVHRVLLDPLTDAEVHDLLHLLRPDATSADAATIVERAGGNPFFAEELLAASELGRSGLPDELADLLLVRIDALDDDARTVVRAASVAGRAVDHGLLARVVDLPGRELDRALRSVVDSHVFEVTATGGYAFRHALLGEAVYDDLLPGERVQLHWDFADALREQTGASASAALARHARAAGNVELALRASIRAGDEAMCAAGPADAARHYEDALSLLSEHKDVDPPQTRVSLALKAAGALSAAGNPYRAADLLNGEYSMYTGDDTTERASLIAAMMRARLLSDESDVGVDLLREAISWLGDGQPTPVLADLYAVLARALIADNEFEASLLAATEAASLARDLDLPVLVTDAMTSIARLDDFAGDPAGAERALRDVVDRARAAGHVSAELRALHQLARVQARMDRFRDAYETHREGYERSRDTGHLTDPFGIETRVFGALYALMIGEWDAADELLAPQKGVTLPPLMESVVTSVRMQRDLVRGKDDALDALPQMRALWSRDMFLTVHSSSVAVDAQGGRGDLDAMLKTYDDVVETFTRVWSMPSFDARIRLSALAIGHIASAVVQGRAKASAYAERVASLAAAVEDVVAKRRTEDALGLESRAWVNRARAEQGRFDWGGRGRVPDQLVSDWECATEVFDEAELPFEAARSRLRLAELLASAGRRPEARDLLDQVRTTAESLGARGLLAAAARGRRTSEAESSSEVTLTPREREVLTLVAEGRTNGEIAAALFISAKTASVHVSNILAKVGAATRTEAAAIARRDALI
- the helR gene encoding RNA polymerase recycling motor ATPase HelR encodes the protein MGAADARIADDNTDVRRPAASAFDLPDRLAAKAATELIEQDERQFGAIAESLADSIADLEQRLEETRRRAAGGGQQALDRDQEVHRLTARLKTLRRFGLDLCLGRMVAANGETTYVGRLGLTDADADGTRLLVDWRSPAAEPFFGATHGDPMGLLSRRRYRWNRGRINDYWDEVFTAEGMASSAALDDQSAFIASLGTHRSARMRDVLGTIQADQDAIIRAGSQGALVVDGGPGTGKTVVALHRSAYLLYADPRLSGHRGGVLFVGPHEPYLAYVADVLPSLGEDGVRTCTVRDLVPEGAAAVEESNPEVARLKASAELVGAVEKAVAFYEEPPTTSTRVDTPWGDAVLTAREWAVAFRSAHGVPHNEARDEVWDDVVSMLVDTFDLDQDIEDEYGDSGGGEVTEEQLREWFDGHRGLRATFHEAWPVIEAADLVGDLWTVPAYLKMCAPSLSSNEIRALQRDDPSAWTVADLPFLDAARHRLGDPEASRRRRQRDAAIAAQRKEREAVVEHLIEDDDSEMHLMSMLRAADLQGALDDESAVPARQPDALAGPFAHVVVDEAQELTDAEWQMLLQRSPSHSITVVGDRAQARHGFTESWQERLARVGLDRVTMTSLSINYRTPQEVMTEAEPVIRAALPDANVPTSVRSSGLPVRRASASELRAVLDAWFTEHAEGEGVACVIAESGATAEVSDAAYADRVRVLTPELAKGLEFDLVVLVAPDRWGEGIEGAVDRYVAMTRATQELVILS